The Pecten maximus chromosome 14, xPecMax1.1, whole genome shotgun sequence genome includes a region encoding these proteins:
- the LOC117342672 gene encoding mucin-5AC-like, which produces MAGIAAIIDNEQFVHKLDQSHTDTENISREAQNTSDILPGFNVPNQVQFRLNDNTKEIQNYEKETMSENKTEQLNSSDYKSPKSMTNEVSLDSIDLLSTNITKTDAHYEIGVSSASTKTKGSSDFFEVSPANTNISGSAYLIDVSPTNTETEWSSDPGGMSPTNTKTGDPSGMSAANTKTGGTSDTGSILAINDKTELSYDPSYMPPANMKTRESSDHNGISPTSFDPSGKSPSDTKTGELYDPSGMSPTNITTKGSYYSSNRSLTNAKTEKSSHRIGMSPAKVKTEGLSDSSGMSPTNTETDWSLVHSVMLPINTTTKELSYPSGMLPTNTKTDGSSDSSGMLRTNTTTDGSSYSSGMLPTNTTTDGSSDPSGMLPTNTTTDGSSDSSGMLRTNTTTDGSSYSSGMLPTNTTTDGPSDSSGMLPTKKKTKELSYPSGLLPTNTTTDGTSDSSGMLPTNTKTDGSSYYSGMLPTNTTTEGQSYSSGKLPTNTTTDGLSDSTGMLPTNTTTDGLSDSSGMLPTNTTTDGPSDPSGMPPTKNKTEELSDSSGMSPTNNKLGEFSYPSGILPTITKTDGSSDPSGMLPTNAKTGGSSGYSGMLPTNTTTDGSSDSTGKLPTNTKTNGLSDSTGMLPTNTTTDGLSDSSGMLPINIKTEGSSDSTGMLPTNTTTDGSSDSTGMLPTNTTTDGLSDYSGMLPTNTKREGSLGPSGMLPTNFKTGESYDPGDISQTTIKRGGSSGYSTTSPTNDGTGEYYDSRDGSLTNAKKELSSHPSYMPKNITKTGGLSDHNGMSSTNDTSGGSPDTSHMSKTNTKTRDSSDHRGMLPTNNTTESLSFPSGMSPITIPSRGSSDLSGSSATNDKTGRHYDLNHMPSTTSKTGESSDPNNKTGESSDPNNRTGESSDPNNKTGESSDPNSKTGESSDLNNRTGVSSDPNNKTGEASDSSNKTGVSSDLKNKTGESSDLNNRTGESSDLNNRTGESSDSSNKTGVSSDPNNKTGESSDLNNRTGESSDLNNRTGESSDSSNKTGESSAPNNKTGMSSDLNSKTEGSSDTPTDNFLLYHLSNSTHNKVSSVTIGMSFVETNIPDGNDTMGLLLGDTNKTDSSGTLGPSTTNTRNTDSSLGTTSVKTNNTDIHVATDLHARYTNKTESSHITNMLTNTNLSNPLNDSLITHGTSDLIGVTSSIHTDALVIPDARIASSSTLKNNIHKSGLVDTISSETDGEMRDLNDTLFVSETEKLTKFNNSLREKTHLYFFDSDVKDGSGSLNTSKGHTTTSNGNIRHDNIIDDTVINYTGSDLGQNEMNNAKYALGSVPSNPIKQKYSTTSRHVGMYKTSDEDRNTTITSMTSHLKDQRSSSMNTSSEILDAVKADPSIGSVLNSSIIDVYEFNNTSVRPGSFEYKRDQHGNMNRNKKKEKNTNFENKSDLTQNKLESENIVDIENSFHEESKLNSGMLQYPKGVTYGTTDP; this is translated from the exons ATGGCTGGAATTGCCGCAATAATTGACAACGAACAATTTGTCCATAAGCTGGACCAATCCCATACAGATACTGAAAATATTAGTAGAGAGGCACAAAACACATCAGATATATTACCTGGATTCAATGTTCCAAACCAAGTACAATTTCGTTTAAACGATAACACTAAGGAAATTCAAAATTATGAAAAAGAAACAATGAGCGAAAATAAAACTGAACAGCTCAACAGTTCAGATTATAAGTCACCAAAGAGCATGACCAATGAAGTTTCACTCGATTCAATCGATTTGTTATCAACTAATATAACGAAAACAGACGCACATTACGAAATCGGCGTGTCATCAGCCAGTACCAAAACAAAGGGCTCCTCTGACTTTTTCGAGGTGTCACCAGCTAACACAAATATCAGCGGCTCCGCTTATCTGATAGATGTGTCACCAACCAATACCGAAACGGAATGGTCATCTGATCCAGGTGGTATGTCACCGACCAATACCAAAACTGGGGACCCTAGTGGTATGTCAGCAGCCAATACCAAAACAGGAGGAACATCTGATACCGGTAGTATACTAGCAATCAATGACAAAACAGAATTGTCTTATGATCCCAGTTATATGCCACCAGCCAATATGAAAACGAGAGAGTCATCTGATCATAATGGTATATCGCCGACGTCATTTGATCCTAGTGGTAAGTCACCGTCAGATACAAAAACGGGAGAGTTATATGATCCTAGTGGAATGTCACCAACCAATATTACTACGAAAGGGTCATATTATTCAAGTAATAGGTCACTGACTAATGCCAAAACGGAAAAGTCATCTCATCGTATTGGTATGTCACCGGCCAAAGTTAAAACGGAAGGGTTATCTGATTCTAGTGGTATGTCACCGACCAATACCGAAACAGACTGGTCATTGGTTCATAGTGTTATGTTACCGATCAATACCACAACAAAAGAGTTATCTTATCCTAGTGGTATGTTACCGACCAATACCAAAACAGACGGGTCATCTGATTCTAGTGGTATGTTACGGACCAATACCACAACGGACGGGTCATCTTATTCTAGTGGTATGTTACCGACCAATACCACAACGGACGGGTCATCTGATCCTAGTGGTATGTTACCGACCAATACCACAACGGACGGGTCATCTGATTCTAGTGGTATGTTACGGACCAATACCACAACGGACGGGTCATCTTATTCTAGTGGTATGTTACCGACCAATACCACAACAGACGGGCCATCTGATTCTAGTGGTATGTTACCGaccaaaaagaaaacaaaagagtTATCTTATCCTAGTGGTTTGTTACCGACCAATACTACAACAGACGGGACATCTGATTCTAGTGGTATGTTACCGACCAATACCAAAACAGACGGGTCATCTTATTATAGTGGTATGTTACCGACCAATACCACAACGGAGGGGCAATCTTATTCTAGTGGTAAGTTACCGACCAATACCACAACGGACGGGTTATCTGATTCTACTGGTATGTTACCGACCAATACCACAACAGACGGGTTATCTGATTCTAGTGGTATGTTACCGACCAATACCACAACAGACGGGCCATCTGATCCTAGTGGTATGCCACCgactaaaaataaaacagaagagTTATCTGATTCTAGTGGTATGTCACCAACCAATAACAAATTAGGAGAGTTTTCTTATCCTAGTGGTATATTACCGACCATTACCAAAACGGACGGGTCATCTGATCCTAGTGGTATGTTACCGACCAATGCCAAAACGGGAGGGTCATCTGGTTATAGTGGTATGTTACCGACCAATACCACAACAGACGGGTCATCTGATTCTACTGGTAAGTTACCGACCAATACCAAAACCAACGGGTTATCTGATTCTACTGGTATGTTACCGACCAATACCACAACAGACGGGTTATCTGATTCTAGTGGTATGTTACCGATCAATATCAAAACAGAAGGGTCATCTGATTCTACTGGTATGTTACCGACCAATACCACAACAGACGGGTCATCTGATTCTACTGGTATGTTACCGACCAATACCACAACAGACGGGTTATCTGATTATAGTGGTATGTTACCGACCAATACCAAAAGAGAAGGGTCATTGGGTCCTAGTGGTATGTTACCGACCAATTTCAAAACGGGAGAGTCATATGATCCAGGCGATATTTCACAGACCACTATTAAAAGGGGAGGATCATCTGGTTATAGTACTACGTCACCTACAAATGATGGAACGGGAGAGTACTATGATTCTAGGGATGGTTCACTGACTAATGCCAAAAAGGAATTGTCATCACATCCTAGCTATATGCCAAAAAACATCACCAAAACGGGAGGTTTATCTGATCATAATGGTATGTCATCGACCAATGATACCTCGGGAGGATCACCTGATACTAGTCATATGTCAAAGACCAACACCAAAACGAGAGATTCATCCGATCATAGAGGTATGTTACCGACCAATAATACAACGGAAAGCTTATCCTTTCCTAGTGGTATGTCACCCATCACTATTCCCTCAAGAGGGTCATCTGATCTTAGTGGTAGTTCAGCAACCAATGATAAAACAGGAAGGCATTATGATCTTAATCATATGCCTTCAACAACTTCCAAAACAGGAGAGTCATCAGACCCTAACAACAAAACAGGAGAGTCATCTGACCCTAACAACAGAACAGGAGAGTCATCCGACCCTAACAACAAAACAGGAGAGTCATCTGACCCTAACAGCAAAACAGGAGAGTCATCTGACCTTAACAACAGAACAGGAGTGTCGTCCGACCCTAACAACAAAACAGGAGAGGCATCAGACTCTAGCAACAAAACAGGAGTTTCATCTGaccttaaaaacaaaacaggaGAGTCATCTGACCTTAACAACAGAACAGGAGAGTCATCTGACCTTAACAACAGAACAGGAGAGTCATCAGACTCTAGCAACAAAACAGGAGTGTCGTCCGACCCTAACAACAAAACAGGAGAGTCATCTGACCTTAACAACAGAACAGGAGAGTCATCTGACCTTAACAACAGAACAGGAGAGTCATCAGACTCTAGCAACAAAACAGGAGAGTCATCTGCCCCTAACAACAAAACTGGAATGTCATCTGACCTTAACAGCAAAACGGAAGGGTCATCTGACACTCCAACTGATAATTTTTTACTATATCATTTATCGAACAGTACACATAATAAGGTTTCCTCTGTTACAATAGGCATGTCATTTGTAGAAACAAACATTCCAGACGGAAATGATACAATGGGTTTGCTGTTAGGAGATACAAACAAAACCGACTCATCTGGTACACTAGGTCCATCAACGACAAATACACGCAACACAGACTCCTCGTTAGGCACGACTTCTgtgaaaacaaacaatacagacattcaTGTGGCAACAGACCTTCACGCAagatatacaaataaaacagaatCCTCTCATATAACAAACATGTTGACAAATACAAACTTATCTAATCCATTAAATGATTCTTTAATTACACATGGTACATCAGATTTAATCGGTGTGACATCATCAATCCATACAGATGCCTTAGTTATACCTGATGCACGCATTGCGTCATCATCAACgcttaaaaacaatatacataaatCTGGTCTAGTCGATACAATCAGCTCTGAAACTGACGGAGAAATGAGAGATTTGAATGACACTTTATTTGTATCGGAAACAGAGAAGTTAACTAAATTTAACAATTCATTAAGAGAGAAAACGCACTTATATTTCTTTGATAGTGATGTTAAAGATGGATCTGGAAGTCTGAATACGTCTAAAGGGCACACAACAACGTCAAATGGAAATATTCGCCACGATAATATTATTGATGATACTGTTATTAATTATACGGGATCAGATTTGGGACAAAACGAGATGAATAATGCAAAATATGCCTTAGGAAGTGTTCCATCGAATCCAATAAAGCAAAAATATAGCACAACTAGCCGACACGTGGGAATGTATAAAACATCTGATGAGGATCGAAATACCACAATTACGTCAATGACATCACATTTAAAGGACCAAAGAAGCAGCTCCATGAATACTTCAAGTGAAATACTAGATGCTGTTAAGGCTGATCCAAGTATTGGTTCTGTTTTAAACTCATCAATCATTGACGTATATGAATTTAACAATACTTCTGTGCGGCCAGGAAGTTTTGAATACAAACGTGATCAACATGGCAACATGAATcgaaataaaaagaaagaaaaaaacacaaactttgaaaacaaaagcGATTTAACTCAAAATAAACTGGAATCTGaaaatattgttgatattgAAAATTCATTTCATGAGGAATCGAAACTGAACAGCGGCATGCTGCAATATCCGAAAGGAGTAACGTATGGTACCActgat CCCTAG